The Monodelphis domestica isolate mMonDom1 chromosome 7, mMonDom1.pri, whole genome shotgun sequence genome window below encodes:
- the GLYCTK gene encoding glycerate kinase isoform X2, whose amino-acid sequence MAAVAEEMLSEHLVQGVISVPKGIRAAMEHAGMQEMLLKPHSHIQVFEGAKDNLPDGDALQAALAIRNLAEGLTADDLLLVLISGGGSALLPAPIPPITLEEKQILTKMLAARGATIQELNTIRKALSQLKGGGLARAAYPAQVVSLILSDIVGDPVDMIASGPTVASDHNVQDCLHILSRYGLRGVLPRSVKTVLSRADSDPRGPPGCGHVLNVVIGSNSLALAEAQRRAEALGYRTLVLSTVVQGEVGRVARFYGLLAQAAGVRLSSQAAEARKEEDELRSLVEELQLSDLRLEEALEAVEGAKGPVCLLAGGEPTVRLQGSGRGGRNQELALRVGVEMSGSAGSTWEALFLSGGTDGQDGPTEAAGAWVTPRLASEAAAEGLDVAAFLANSDSNTFFRRLQGGAHLLCTGLTGTNVMDVHVLLLQPC is encoded by the exons ATGGCAGCTGTGGCAGAGGAGATGCTGAGTGAACACCTGGTTCAAGGTGTGATCAGTGTACCCAAGGGCATCCGAGCAGCCATGGAACATGCTGGCATGCA GGAGATGCTGCTGAAACCCCACAGCCATATCCAAGTGTTTGAGGGAGCAAAGGACAACTTGCCTGATGGAGATGCCCTGCAGGCTGCACTAGCCATCCGAAATTTAGCAGAGGGGCTGACTGCTGATGACCTGCTGCTGGTCCTTATCTCAG GGGGAGGCTCAGCACTGCTTCCTGCTCCGATCCCACCAATTACTCTAGAAGAGAAACAGATTCTTACCAAGATGCTGGCAGCTCGGGGTGCTACAATTCAGGAACTGAATACCATCCGTAAGGCCTTGTCCCAGCTCAAGGGTGGGGGCCTGGCAAGAGCTGCTTACCCTGCCCAG GTGGTGAGCCTGATCCTGTCAGATATTGTGGGGGACCCTGTGGATATGATTGCCAGTGGCCCTACAGTGGCCAGCGACCACAATGTTCAGGATTGCCTGCATATCCTCAGCCGGTATGGCCTCCGCGGAGTCTTACCGCGCTCTGTCAAGACAGTGCTATCCCGGGCTGATTCAGATCCCCGTGGCCCTCCTGGCTGTGGCCATGTCCTCAATGTGGTGATTGGCTCCAATTCACTGGCTCTGGCTGAGGCCCAGCGTCGAGCTGAGGCCCTGGGTTACCGGACTCTGGTTCTAAGCACAGTCGTGCAAGGTGAGGTGGGACGTGTGGCTCGATTCTATGGGCTGCTGGCTCAGGCCGCTGGTGTTCGCCTCTCCTCTCAAGCAGCAGAGGCCAGGAAGGAGGAAGATGAGCTTCGGAGTCTGGTGGAAGAGCTACAACTCTCAGACCTGCGGCTGGAGGAGGCCCTGGAGGCTGTGGAAGGGGCCAAGGGCCCCGTCTGCCTCCTGGCTGGAGGGGAGCCCACGGTGCGGCTGCAGGGTTCGGGCAGGGGTGGCCGAAACCAGGAGCTAGCCCTTCGGGTTGGTGTAGAGATGAGTGGGTCTGCAGGCAGCACCTGGGAGGCTCTGTTCCTCAGTGGGGGGACTGACGGGCAGGACGGCCCCACAGAGGCGGCAGGGGCCTGGGTCACCCCAAGGCTGGCCAGTGAGGCAGCAGCTGAGGGACTGGATGTGGCAGCTTTCTTGGCCAACAGTGATTCCAATACCTTCTTCCGACGCCTGCAGGGTGGTGCCCACCTCCTCTGCACTGGATTGACTGGCACCAATGTCATGGATGTTCACGTGCTGCTCCTCCAGCCCTGCTGA
- the GLYCTK gene encoding glycerate kinase isoform X1 — translation MAATLRVLPGFLRTCPCPVLWGSPAYRSASSMALQEQAWQLFEGAVNAVMPGPMLRRALALDTETGQLKVRDRNFQLHHNLYLAGFGKAVLGMAAVAEEMLSEHLVQGVISVPKGIRAAMEHAGMQEMLLKPHSHIQVFEGAKDNLPDGDALQAALAIRNLAEGLTADDLLLVLISGGGSALLPAPIPPITLEEKQILTKMLAARGATIQELNTIRKALSQLKGGGLARAAYPAQVVSLILSDIVGDPVDMIASGPTVASDHNVQDCLHILSRYGLRGVLPRSVKTVLSRADSDPRGPPGCGHVLNVVIGSNSLALAEAQRRAEALGYRTLVLSTVVQGEVGRVARFYGLLAQAAGVRLSSQAAEARKEEDELRSLVEELQLSDLRLEEALEAVEGAKGPVCLLAGGEPTVRLQGSGRGGRNQELALRVGVEMSGSAGSTWEALFLSGGTDGQDGPTEAAGAWVTPRLASEAAAEGLDVAAFLANSDSNTFFRRLQGGAHLLCTGLTGTNVMDVHVLLLQPC, via the exons ATGGCTGCCACCCTTAGAGTCCTACCTGGCTTTTTGCGTACTTGCCCCTGCCCAGTACTTTGGGGGAGTCCAGCTTACCGGTCTGCTAGCAGCATGGCCCTACAGGAGCAGGCCTGGCAACTGTTTGAGGGTGCAGTGAATGCAGTAATGCCAGGCCCCATGTTACGCCGGGCTTTGGCACTAGACACAGAGACTGGACAGCTGAAGGTTCGGGACAGGAATTTTCAGCTCCATCACAATCTTTACCTGGCAGGTTTTGGCAAAGCTGTGCTAGGCATGGCAGCTGTGGCAGAGGAGATGCTGAGTGAACACCTGGTTCAAGGTGTGATCAGTGTACCCAAGGGCATCCGAGCAGCCATGGAACATGCTGGCATGCA GGAGATGCTGCTGAAACCCCACAGCCATATCCAAGTGTTTGAGGGAGCAAAGGACAACTTGCCTGATGGAGATGCCCTGCAGGCTGCACTAGCCATCCGAAATTTAGCAGAGGGGCTGACTGCTGATGACCTGCTGCTGGTCCTTATCTCAG GGGGAGGCTCAGCACTGCTTCCTGCTCCGATCCCACCAATTACTCTAGAAGAGAAACAGATTCTTACCAAGATGCTGGCAGCTCGGGGTGCTACAATTCAGGAACTGAATACCATCCGTAAGGCCTTGTCCCAGCTCAAGGGTGGGGGCCTGGCAAGAGCTGCTTACCCTGCCCAG GTGGTGAGCCTGATCCTGTCAGATATTGTGGGGGACCCTGTGGATATGATTGCCAGTGGCCCTACAGTGGCCAGCGACCACAATGTTCAGGATTGCCTGCATATCCTCAGCCGGTATGGCCTCCGCGGAGTCTTACCGCGCTCTGTCAAGACAGTGCTATCCCGGGCTGATTCAGATCCCCGTGGCCCTCCTGGCTGTGGCCATGTCCTCAATGTGGTGATTGGCTCCAATTCACTGGCTCTGGCTGAGGCCCAGCGTCGAGCTGAGGCCCTGGGTTACCGGACTCTGGTTCTAAGCACAGTCGTGCAAGGTGAGGTGGGACGTGTGGCTCGATTCTATGGGCTGCTGGCTCAGGCCGCTGGTGTTCGCCTCTCCTCTCAAGCAGCAGAGGCCAGGAAGGAGGAAGATGAGCTTCGGAGTCTGGTGGAAGAGCTACAACTCTCAGACCTGCGGCTGGAGGAGGCCCTGGAGGCTGTGGAAGGGGCCAAGGGCCCCGTCTGCCTCCTGGCTGGAGGGGAGCCCACGGTGCGGCTGCAGGGTTCGGGCAGGGGTGGCCGAAACCAGGAGCTAGCCCTTCGGGTTGGTGTAGAGATGAGTGGGTCTGCAGGCAGCACCTGGGAGGCTCTGTTCCTCAGTGGGGGGACTGACGGGCAGGACGGCCCCACAGAGGCGGCAGGGGCCTGGGTCACCCCAAGGCTGGCCAGTGAGGCAGCAGCTGAGGGACTGGATGTGGCAGCTTTCTTGGCCAACAGTGATTCCAATACCTTCTTCCGACGCCTGCAGGGTGGTGCCCACCTCCTCTGCACTGGATTGACTGGCACCAATGTCATGGATGTTCACGTGCTGCTCCTCCAGCCCTGCTGA